A stretch of DNA from Candidatus Neomarinimicrobiota bacterium:
CGGTATTGAAGAGGCGATCAGATATTTCAGGAAGATGGAAAAGAAGAGGGAGTCACTTACGTTTGAAGTTGACGGTATCGTTTTGAAAGTAAACGATTTGAATATCCAGGGCGAATTGGGAGAACGCGCGAGAAGTCCCCGCTGGGCAATCGCCGGAAAGTTCAAACCGCTTCAGGAAACGACGTTGGTGAACTCTATCAGCGTTCAGGTGGGACGTACCGGGGCGTTGACTCCGGTAGCTGAATTGGAGCCGGTTAAGGTCGGCGGCGTAATAGTAAAACGGGCAACGCTCCATAACCAGGATGAAATAGACAGGAAAGACGTTCGCGCAGGGGACACGGTGATAATCCAACGCGCCGGAGACGTGATACCGGAGGTCGTGAGCGTAATCAAATCGAAAAGGAGAAAAGGAACGAAGCGGTACAAAATTCCTGTTAAATGTCCCGTTTGCGGAGCCGACGTAAAGAGACTGCCGGGAGAGGCGGTTCATTCGTGCCAGAACCCGTCCTGCCCGGCGCAGCTCAGAGAATCGATAAAGCACTTCGCGAGTAAGGGGGCGATGGACATCGACGGGTTGGGCGATAAACTCGTCGAGTCGCTTGTTGACAATGGGACGGTAAAAAACGTTGCCGACCTTTATTCTCTATCTTTGGAACAACTCGCATCACTTGAAAGGATGGCGGAGATATCTGGGCAGAACATCCTGAACGCACTGGAGAAAAGCAAGGAGACAACCCTCGGGCGGTTTCTATATGCGCTCGGGATACGACATGTCGGAGAGCAAACGGCGAAGCTTCTTGCTCAGAAGTATGGGAACATTGGAAAAGTAAGAAACTCTGACGTTGAAACTCTTGAACGTATAGAGGGTGTAGGACCTATTGTCGCTGAGAGCGTCAGCAATTTTTTTCATGAGAAGAAGAACAATGAAACGATCGAGAAGCTGATCGCACATGGAATAAAAATCGGAAGTGAATCCGCGGGCAGCTCGAACGTTCTTGCCGGATTAACGTTTGTAATTACCGGAACGCTTCAAAAAATGACAAGACGCGACGCCAAAGGGTTGATCGAATCAGCGGGGGGAAGGGCTTCATCTTCCGTAAGCAATAAAACAGACTACCTGGTTGCCGGAGAAAACGCAGGCTCGAAACTCTCAAAAGCGGAAGAATTAGGAGTAACCGTAATTTCGGAAGAGGAACTTTTAGAGCTATTAGGAAAAAAATAAATACACCGAATTTGTGATCGGCTCTCATAAACCTATTATACTTGTCTGGGAGTATTGACGCGGCTTATCATAAAAGGCTGAATGATTAAAGATCAGAGAATTATAGATTGGACGATTCAGATTATTTAAAAAACATCGGAGTCGGGAAGAAGGTACTCGTCATAGATGATGATAAGTACGCCCGCTCAATCTCGAAGAAGGTCCTCGGTGAATACGGTTATGAGGTCAGTGCCGTAGAAGATGGGATTGAAGGGATTAAAGTCATGGTCGATTTTCAGCCTGATCTCGTTATCCTTGATCTGATGATGCCTGTTATCAGCGGATTTGATGTCCTGAAAAAAATGAAGGACATAAAGGAACTGAAAGATATTCCCGTTCTGATGGTATCCGCACATTCAGAAATTGATCAGGTCAAAATAGCGCTTTCTTTGGGAGCGATAGAATATATCGTTAAACCGATAAAGCCGATGGTTCTGGTCGAAAGGGTGGTTCGGGCGCTTCAGGGTGACTTGCTTACGAGCAGCAAGGAAGAAAGAATCGTTAAACCGCTTGACGGCAAAACACACTTATTGCTTTTGTCCAGGAATATTTCATTTCAGGAAGAAATAAGATCAGGATTACCACAGGAATATAAGATAAAAGTTGTGAGCACAATAGACGAGATCCCTGAATATTATGAATCTTCGTTCTCCGAGTTCATTCTTGCCGATGAAGGGAGCTTAGAAATTCCAAGCGCTTCAAGGTTAAGCAGCACGGTCAAAGCAATAGACAGTTCCGGCTTAATAAAACCCTATCTTTATTTTTGGTCGGATATCGATCAGGAAACTATAGACGAGTATATTAAGCAAGGCCTGGAGTCATGTATAAAAAGACCGGAAAAACCTGAAGAGTTAGCGGGCCTTTTTAATGAGACCTTTGAAGTAAATTTAGTTGAGGTTATTTCAGCTGATGGTGACGTCACCATACTCAAGAGAAAACCGGTCGATACAGCTGCGGCAGGGAGAGAGACAACAAAGCTTGTGAAAGAATTGAGCGAGAGCGGTAAGAAAATATTTATCATAGACCTTTCCGTACTCGATGAAATAAAATTGGAGGAGCTTCAGCATCTGGCAAAGTTCAGTAATTTCCAAACGAAGCTCGGAATCAGCGTCAGCTTTGTCATGAGCTCGAAGCGAGTGCAAAAGTCGTTTCTGGATTTTGTTGAGACGGTGAACGTATCGATCTTCGCATCCGTGGAATCGGCGTTAAAGGCGATTTCATGAGTAGCCTAAATGTGGATTGTTAAGCGAGTTACCGGGTGCGTAATCAGAGATTATGATTCATTGAACCGATTTTCAGAATAGAGAAAATCGAGCGGTTGTTCAGTTTAAATCATGCTTGACAAAAGAAAGAGGGCTACTTATATTCGTTTGCTCAAATTGAGGAGTATGAAAGGATTTTTACTGAAATTGTTGCAAGGTTTATTCTAAAGTCGTTGTTTCATAAACAAAACGTTAACCGTTAGTCAGGTTCTATAAATATGACAGAAAACCGGGGAACTGATTCACATTCCGGGAACGGCTCAGCCGCTCCGACCGGGATCGGCAGCTGGGTTGATTTCGCAAAATTATTCATAACACCCTTCCTTATAGCGGCAGCAGCAATCGGCATGTTTTTTTTCTTCACGTTTTTCTTTACGGATTCCAAAGACAGATACGATTATCTTGAGAGCATCAAGATCGGCGGACCGAGCAACAGATGGCACGCAGCATTTATGCTGTCAGGGATTATCCGATCGGATCAAGGTAAGCCGGTTGAAGACCGTTTCTTAGCCGAGCTGCTCAGCATTTATAAGAACGCAAAAAATGACGACCCGCGAATCAGAAGATATTTAACTTTGGCGCTCGGACATCTGAAGGACCCGAGGAGCGCTCAGAGCTTGCGGGAAGCTACCAATG
This window harbors:
- a CDS encoding response regulator; protein product: MDDSDYLKNIGVGKKVLVIDDDKYARSISKKVLGEYGYEVSAVEDGIEGIKVMVDFQPDLVILDLMMPVISGFDVLKKMKDIKELKDIPVLMVSAHSEIDQVKIALSLGAIEYIVKPIKPMVLVERVVRALQGDLLTSSKEERIVKPLDGKTHLLLLSRNISFQEEIRSGLPQEYKIKVVSTIDEIPEYYESSFSEFILADEGSLEIPSASRLSSTVKAIDSSGLIKPYLYFWSDIDQETIDEYIKQGLESCIKRPEKPEELAGLFNETFEVNLVEVISADGDVTILKRKPVDTAAAGRETTKLVKELSESGKKIFIIDLSVLDEIKLEELQHLAKFSNFQTKLGISVSFVMSSKRVQKSFLDFVETVNVSIFASVESALKAIS
- the ligA gene encoding NAD-dependent DNA ligase LigA, giving the protein MNKKEAEKRIESLRRELEGHNYKYYVLDEPEISDAEYDVLFRQLEKIEEEYPELVTPESPTQRVGAEPSKEFGSVTHTIPLLSLQNAMDEDGLKEFDASIKRFLDSEDEIEYVAEPKLDGLAVELVYENGVFVSGSTRGDGVTGEDITPNLRTVKSIPLRLREGKIKIPPLLEVRGEVFLSINSFKELNRAQAEREEKLFANPRNAAAGSLRQLDPKITATRPLSILCYGIGAAEGFSPDSHWATLNGLKELGFPVTIHGSVCSGIEEAIRYFRKMEKKRESLTFEVDGIVLKVNDLNIQGELGERARSPRWAIAGKFKPLQETTLVNSISVQVGRTGALTPVAELEPVKVGGVIVKRATLHNQDEIDRKDVRAGDTVIIQRAGDVIPEVVSVIKSKRRKGTKRYKIPVKCPVCGADVKRLPGEAVHSCQNPSCPAQLRESIKHFASKGAMDIDGLGDKLVESLVDNGTVKNVADLYSLSLEQLASLERMAEISGQNILNALEKSKETTLGRFLYALGIRHVGEQTAKLLAQKYGNIGKVRNSDVETLERIEGVGPIVAESVSNFFHEKKNNETIEKLIAHGIKIGSESAGSSNVLAGLTFVITGTLQKMTRRDAKGLIESAGGRASSSVSNKTDYLVAGENAGSKLSKAEELGVTVISEEELLELLGKK